A DNA window from Micromonospora inyonensis contains the following coding sequences:
- a CDS encoding DUF397 domain-containing protein, with amino-acid sequence MSTPTEGPDRGWFKSSRSADNANCVEVRFISDEVGVRDSKDPTGPTLAFAVEAWSDFLHTLRRA; translated from the coding sequence GTGAGCACCCCCACCGAGGGCCCCGACCGGGGCTGGTTCAAGTCTTCCCGAAGCGCTGACAACGCCAACTGCGTCGAGGTGCGGTTCATCAGCGACGAGGTGGGCGTCCGTGACTCCAAGGACCCCACCGGCCCGACCCTCGCTTTCGCTGTCGAGGCGTGGAGCGATTTCCTGCACACGCTCAGGCGGGCGTGA
- a CDS encoding helix-turn-helix domain-containing protein — MSVASPEPSNAGRGLAQLASSPVVQAWELGLRLRQRREEVGLTAAAAGRAIGIIQAYVSGVESGRVKLPAKRLAQIVAAYEFEPDEAAELEELRAGAARRGWWQEYAQLFPAEFLRFLGYEAGAEHIRSYHPEVIIGLLQTEEYARAVIRGGTTTIRLTEVDRRVAVRLARQERLDGEHPLRLSVLLGEGALRQQVGGPVVMRAQLDHLVRLATERPEQIEIRVLPFSVGAHPAFGGPFQVLSFPSPRLPDLVWQEILTSIDIIDQSLRVNDYVVTFAETRELALGSDDSLDLIRRIAKEM, encoded by the coding sequence ATGTCCGTTGCTTCCCCGGAACCGTCCAATGCGGGTCGAGGGCTCGCGCAGCTCGCGTCCTCACCAGTGGTGCAGGCATGGGAGCTGGGTCTACGGCTGCGCCAGCGGCGCGAGGAGGTCGGCCTCACGGCAGCGGCGGCCGGTCGCGCCATCGGCATCATCCAGGCGTACGTCTCCGGTGTGGAGAGCGGGCGGGTCAAGCTGCCCGCCAAGCGGTTGGCGCAGATCGTCGCCGCGTACGAGTTCGAGCCCGACGAGGCGGCCGAGCTGGAGGAGCTGCGGGCCGGTGCGGCCCGGCGTGGTTGGTGGCAGGAGTACGCACAGCTCTTTCCGGCGGAGTTCCTGCGCTTCCTCGGCTACGAGGCCGGCGCCGAGCATATCCGCAGCTATCACCCTGAAGTAATCATCGGGCTGTTGCAGACCGAGGAGTACGCCCGTGCGGTGATCCGGGGCGGCACCACCACGATCCGGCTGACCGAGGTGGACCGGCGCGTTGCCGTGCGACTGGCGCGACAGGAGCGACTGGACGGTGAGCACCCGCTGCGACTCAGCGTCCTGCTCGGAGAGGGAGCGCTACGTCAACAGGTCGGTGGGCCGGTGGTGATGCGCGCCCAGCTCGACCACCTCGTCCGGCTGGCCACCGAGCGGCCCGAGCAGATCGAGATCCGGGTGCTGCCGTTCAGCGTCGGAGCCCACCCCGCGTTCGGCGGCCCGTTCCAGGTGTTGTCCTTCCCGTCACCCCGGCTGCCCGACCTGGTCTGGCAGGAGATCCTGACCTCCATCGACATCATCGACCAGTCTCTCCGCGTGAACGACTACGTGGTGACCTTCGCCGAGACCCGTGAACTCGCGTTAGGCTCGGACGACTCGCTCGACCTGATCCGCCGGATCGCCAAGGAGATGTGA
- a CDS encoding transposase gives MIRAVGVRRVGSNNRAKARLKVARVHARIADRRRDHLHKLSTRIIRENQTVVIEDLSVRNMVRNHSLARAISDAAWSELRRQLEPAVRDHRGAGDPAGTRTSVPDQSTYSSVTGR, from the coding sequence GTGATCCGGGCGGTCGGGGTGCGCCGCGTGGGCTCCAACAATCGGGCCAAGGCGCGGCTCAAGGTGGCCCGGGTGCACGCCCGGATCGCCGACCGGCGGCGGGATCACCTGCACAAGCTGTCCACGAGGATCATCCGCGAGAACCAAACGGTGGTCATCGAGGACCTGTCGGTCCGCAACATGGTCCGCAATCACAGCCTTGCCCGAGCGATCTCGGACGCGGCGTGGTCGGAGTTGCGGCGACAGTTGGAGCCGGCCGTCCGCGATCATCGCGGTGCGGGTGACCCGGCGGGTACGAGGACCTCGGTGCCGGACCAGTCGACGTACTCCTCGGTGACGGGCCGGTAG
- a CDS encoding VOC family protein encodes MSTSTTPAVPDRVELVTTDVDAVRPFYTDLLGWTYADTAALADGLPAAELRAGPAPARWWTVFAADDPATVRAAATSAGARLHGDDVHDPLGGCFRLGSGATAVAPGPGRPCWYEYMTVAPGDADRFHADGLGLRATVPPGAPDDSYVLLTGDGRPVAGRLALPAPLATVLPTGWMVYFAVSDPDDVAERAPRLGGRLLAPPRDVPTGRVAALADPAGAVFTVLRPAAPALR; translated from the coding sequence GTGAGCACATCCACCACCCCGGCGGTACCGGACCGTGTCGAACTCGTCACCACCGACGTCGACGCCGTCCGTCCCTTCTACACCGACCTGCTCGGTTGGACGTACGCCGACACCGCCGCGCTCGCCGACGGCCTACCCGCCGCGGAACTGCGCGCCGGCCCCGCGCCGGCCCGCTGGTGGACCGTCTTCGCCGCCGACGACCCCGCAACGGTCCGGGCCGCGGCGACCAGCGCCGGAGCCCGCCTGCACGGCGACGACGTTCACGACCCCCTCGGTGGCTGCTTCCGGTTGGGCTCCGGTGCGACCGCCGTGGCCCCCGGGCCGGGCCGACCCTGCTGGTACGAGTACATGACGGTCGCCCCCGGCGACGCCGACCGGTTCCACGCCGACGGTCTGGGGCTGCGCGCCACCGTACCGCCCGGTGCGCCCGACGACTCGTACGTGCTGCTCACCGGCGACGGCCGTCCGGTCGCCGGCCGGCTGGCGCTGCCCGCGCCGCTGGCCACCGTGCTGCCCACCGGCTGGATGGTCTACTTCGCGGTGTCCGATCCGGACGACGTCGCCGAACGGGCGCCCCGACTCGGCGGGCGACTCCTGGCGCCACCCCGCGACGTCCCGACCGGGCGGGTCGCCGCGCTCGCCGACCCGGCCGGCGCGGTGTTCACCGTCCTCCGCCCGGCTGCGCCGGCTCTCCGGTGA
- a CDS encoding transposase has product MQRRLVGIDLGIASAHTVRVRDEAGREVCRRRCEPTVESLTAIESAALAGAATGTRLEVVIEPTGPAWLPIAVFFTARGHLVFRVSSAKAADLRRFLSRHAKSNGIDADTLARLPLIDPDGLRPLELPGAAAAALDRRVRACDRLTMAASEHKVRIKDLVRQVMPCTPLTGDLGKADLAVLERYADPRALLRLGRARLTALIVKASHNHQGAARAEQWLAAAQAAVDLYGDHPAVAFTDLAAEIATEVRLLRAIATELAAHAAERETCYRWVDPMQLARSLPGLAEVGGPAMTAVIGDAARFPTAAHFKSYLGLAPRASETGDTDRKGQPMSKAGSRLARATLIRAADWARKQDPQLARVYHQQMVERGAEHLKASCVVAARLAERLWTVMRRRMPYVICDVDGTPVTPQQAKQIIAQQWTVTEEIRRRRRSNKRRAGKAPHQVLTGHDRKDARSVRTRRPSPPESSATPSRTVKQPAVLTTDPR; this is encoded by the coding sequence GTGCAGCGCAGGTTGGTCGGTATCGATTTGGGGATCGCGTCGGCGCACACGGTACGGGTGCGTGACGAGGCCGGACGGGAGGTGTGCCGGCGGCGGTGCGAGCCGACGGTGGAGAGCCTGACCGCGATCGAGTCCGCGGCGTTGGCCGGCGCTGCGACGGGGACGCGGTTGGAGGTGGTGATCGAGCCGACCGGGCCGGCGTGGCTGCCGATCGCGGTGTTCTTCACCGCTCGGGGGCATCTGGTGTTCCGGGTGTCGAGTGCGAAGGCGGCGGATCTGCGCCGGTTCCTGTCGCGGCATGCGAAGTCCAACGGCATCGACGCGGATACCCTGGCCCGCCTGCCGTTGATCGACCCGGACGGGCTACGGCCCCTCGAACTGCCGGGCGCGGCCGCGGCGGCGTTGGACCGGCGGGTGCGCGCGTGTGACCGGCTGACCATGGCCGCATCCGAGCACAAGGTGCGGATCAAGGATCTGGTCCGGCAGGTCATGCCGTGCACCCCGCTGACCGGTGATCTGGGCAAGGCCGATCTGGCGGTGCTGGAACGCTACGCCGACCCGCGTGCCCTGCTGCGGCTGGGCCGGGCCCGGCTGACCGCGCTGATCGTCAAGGCCTCCCACAACCACCAAGGAGCGGCACGCGCCGAGCAGTGGCTGGCCGCCGCCCAAGCGGCGGTCGACCTCTACGGTGATCACCCGGCGGTCGCGTTCACCGACCTGGCCGCCGAGATCGCCACCGAGGTCCGGCTACTACGCGCCATCGCCACCGAGCTGGCCGCGCACGCGGCCGAGCGGGAGACCTGCTACCGGTGGGTCGACCCGATGCAACTGGCCCGTAGCCTGCCCGGCCTGGCCGAGGTCGGCGGACCGGCGATGACCGCGGTCATCGGTGACGCCGCCCGGTTCCCCACCGCGGCGCACTTCAAGTCCTACTTGGGGCTGGCGCCGCGCGCGTCAGAGACCGGTGACACCGACCGCAAGGGCCAGCCGATGTCCAAGGCCGGCTCCCGGCTGGCCCGGGCCACTCTGATCCGGGCCGCGGACTGGGCCCGCAAGCAGGACCCGCAGCTCGCGCGCGTCTACCACCAGCAGATGGTCGAACGCGGTGCCGAACACCTCAAGGCCAGCTGTGTGGTCGCGGCCCGGCTCGCCGAACGGCTCTGGACCGTGATGCGCCGCCGCATGCCGTATGTCATCTGCGACGTCGACGGCACCCCGGTCACCCCACAGCAGGCGAAACAGATCATCGCGCAGCAGTGGACCGTGACCGAGGAGATCCGCCGCAGGCGGCGCAGCAACAAGCGCAGGGCGGGGAAGGCCCCTCACCAAGTCCTCACGGGACATGATCGAAAAGACGCTCGAAGCGTACGAACGAGGCGACCTTCCCCACCCGAATCCTCCGCGACACCGTCACGGACCGTCAAGCAACCCGCCGTCTTGACAACCGATCCTCGATAG
- a CDS encoding putative bifunctional diguanylate cyclase/phosphodiesterase, translating into MLTADGRCLWSNPAARRLGVRLHDLPLAEVGADGPPVEVPWPQPDGATRWLEVRCHRVDHDGQPVSLYEWRDVSAERREREAGRNYRWRLAHIEQLAKVGTWEWDIASDSVVWSDVLLQMFGYPPGTELDYPSYRQLLHPEDVGLIEQTLATALRDGGPFSYTHRMYLADHTTLRVFECYGEVFPDASGAPLRVLGTAHDITDMRRVQDELTRLAERDPLTDLPNRRALLARLDNLLARDGGPPGALLLIDIDNFKDINDVHGHGVGDDVLRVLARLLVRHLPVGTVLGRLGGDEFAVVLPDTAAGDALTVAETLCDVAARTPVPLAGAGLRVTLSVGAASLEPGDTRDAALAHADLALYEAKNAGRNRARLYLPEHYRHAVQRVNVVTRVRSALDQQRMQLDAQPIIDLLTGEVISHELLIRLRDGRQPPLTPGDFLPTVERDDLIGDLDRWVVTTATSALADPAVSAAGMRFDVNISARSMESPGFGDWVVERLRAVGVDADRLGLEVTETAAITNVAAVRNLAGTLRDAGCRLSLDDFGAGFGSFAYLKHLPFSTVKIAGDFVRHADRGGADPVLIDAVVRAAHGLGMRTVAESVEHAGLVPALRQLGVDSGQGFHLGRPVPLDLLLDRVRDERHTPTAVDVVVRHPDH; encoded by the coding sequence ATGCTCACCGCTGACGGTCGCTGCCTCTGGTCCAACCCGGCCGCCCGCCGTCTGGGGGTACGGCTCCACGACCTGCCGCTGGCCGAGGTCGGGGCGGACGGCCCACCGGTCGAGGTGCCCTGGCCGCAGCCGGACGGGGCCACCCGCTGGCTGGAGGTGCGCTGCCACCGCGTCGACCACGACGGGCAGCCCGTGAGCCTCTACGAGTGGCGCGACGTCAGCGCCGAACGCCGGGAGCGCGAGGCGGGCCGTAACTACCGGTGGCGCCTGGCCCACATCGAGCAGCTCGCCAAGGTGGGCACCTGGGAGTGGGACATCGCCTCCGACTCGGTCGTCTGGTCCGACGTGCTGCTGCAGATGTTCGGCTACCCGCCGGGCACCGAACTGGACTACCCGTCGTACCGGCAGTTGCTGCACCCCGAGGACGTCGGTCTGATCGAGCAGACCCTGGCGACGGCGCTGCGCGACGGCGGGCCCTTCTCCTACACCCACCGCATGTACCTCGCCGACCACACCACCCTGCGCGTCTTCGAGTGCTACGGCGAGGTCTTCCCCGACGCCTCCGGGGCCCCGCTCCGCGTCCTCGGCACCGCCCACGACATCACCGACATGCGACGGGTCCAGGACGAGCTGACCCGCCTGGCCGAGCGCGACCCGTTGACCGACCTGCCCAACCGGCGGGCGCTGCTGGCCCGCCTCGACAATCTGCTCGCCCGGGACGGCGGCCCGCCGGGGGCCCTGCTGCTGATCGACATCGACAACTTCAAGGACATCAACGACGTCCACGGGCACGGTGTCGGCGACGACGTGCTGCGGGTGCTCGCCCGGCTGCTCGTGCGGCACCTGCCCGTCGGCACGGTACTGGGTCGCCTGGGCGGCGACGAGTTCGCCGTCGTCCTGCCCGACACGGCGGCCGGTGACGCCCTCACCGTCGCCGAGACCCTCTGCGACGTCGCCGCGCGGACGCCCGTACCGCTGGCCGGGGCGGGGCTGCGGGTCACCCTCAGCGTCGGGGCCGCCTCGCTGGAGCCCGGCGACACCCGGGACGCGGCGCTCGCCCACGCCGACCTCGCGCTGTACGAGGCGAAGAACGCCGGGCGCAACCGGGCCCGGCTCTACCTGCCCGAGCACTACCGGCACGCGGTGCAGCGGGTCAACGTGGTGACGCGGGTGCGCAGCGCCCTCGACCAGCAGCGGATGCAGCTCGACGCCCAGCCGATCATCGACCTGCTCACCGGCGAGGTGATCAGCCACGAACTGCTCATCCGGCTCCGCGACGGACGGCAGCCACCGCTGACCCCCGGCGACTTCCTGCCCACCGTGGAACGCGACGACCTCATCGGTGACCTCGACCGGTGGGTGGTCACCACGGCTACCTCGGCATTGGCCGACCCCGCCGTCTCGGCCGCCGGCATGCGCTTCGACGTGAACATCTCCGCCCGGTCGATGGAGTCGCCCGGGTTCGGCGACTGGGTGGTGGAGCGGCTGCGCGCGGTCGGTGTCGACGCCGACCGCCTGGGCCTGGAGGTGACCGAGACCGCCGCGATCACCAACGTGGCAGCGGTCCGCAACCTCGCCGGCACCCTGCGCGACGCCGGTTGCCGGCTGAGCCTGGACGACTTCGGAGCCGGGTTCGGTTCCTTCGCGTACCTCAAGCACCTGCCGTTCAGCACGGTGAAGATCGCCGGTGACTTCGTCCGCCACGCCGACCGGGGCGGTGCCGACCCGGTGCTCATCGACGCCGTGGTGCGGGCCGCGCACGGGCTGGGCATGCGGACGGTCGCCGAGTCGGTGGAGCACGCCGGACTGGTGCCCGCGCTGCGCCAGCTCGGGGTCGACTCCGGGCAGGGCTTCCACCTGGGCCGTCCGGTCCCGCTGGACCTCCTGCTCGACCGGGTCCGTGACGAGCGGCATACCCCCACGGCCGTGGACGTCGTGGTACGACATCCCGACCACTGA
- a CDS encoding IS5 family transposase, with protein MPAIPAWLIEPLWVQFAALLPDRPTYQPTHPLGCHRKRIDDRIVFDKLVQVLRFGCAYEAIADATCSATTIRGRRDEWIELGVFAQLKQIALDAYDRLVGLVLDDIAVDGCITKAPGGGEAAGRSPVDRGKQGMKRSLMVDGYGIPLGRVLAGANRHDSPLLGPTLDHLDDLGPLPQAITVHLDAGYDSQVTRALLAERGLTGEIAHKGDKAPIQASQRWHVERTNSWHNAFNRLQRCYERTEKVIDAFFDLADAIITVRSLIRRAWTLYRWNNRPARRR; from the coding sequence GTGCCTGCCATCCCAGCATGGCTGATCGAGCCGTTGTGGGTCCAGTTCGCCGCGCTGCTCCCCGATCGGCCGACCTACCAACCGACACATCCGCTGGGCTGTCACCGCAAGCGGATCGATGACCGCATCGTGTTCGACAAGCTGGTCCAGGTGTTGCGGTTCGGCTGCGCCTACGAGGCGATCGCCGATGCCACCTGTTCGGCCACCACGATCCGCGGCCGCCGTGACGAGTGGATAGAGCTTGGGGTGTTCGCCCAGCTCAAACAGATCGCCCTGGACGCCTACGACCGGCTCGTCGGCCTGGTCCTCGACGACATCGCCGTGGACGGCTGCATCACCAAGGCTCCCGGCGGCGGCGAGGCCGCCGGACGCTCACCGGTCGACCGGGGCAAGCAGGGCATGAAACGCTCGTTGATGGTCGACGGCTACGGCATCCCCCTCGGCCGGGTCCTGGCCGGCGCGAACCGACACGACTCACCCCTGCTCGGCCCCACCCTCGACCACCTCGACGACCTCGGCCCACTACCCCAGGCCATCACGGTGCACCTCGACGCCGGATACGACTCCCAGGTCACCCGCGCCCTGCTGGCCGAGCGCGGCCTGACCGGTGAGATCGCCCACAAGGGCGACAAGGCGCCCATCCAGGCGAGCCAACGGTGGCACGTCGAACGGACGAACAGCTGGCACAACGCGTTCAACCGGCTGCAACGCTGCTACGAACGAACAGAGAAGGTCATCGACGCCTTCTTCGACCTCGCCGACGCGATCATCACCGTCCGCAGCCTCATCCGGCGTGCATGGACCCTCTACCGGTGGAACAACCGACCCGCCCGCCGCCGATGA
- a CDS encoding RNA-guided endonuclease InsQ/TnpB family protein, producing MSSRVVKRAYRFRFYPTDQQRELLNRTFGCVRYVYNRALAERSRAWTQEQRRVTFAETCRMLTVWKNEPDTAWLYEVSNVALQQSLQHLQQAYVNFWAKRATYPTFTSKRTSKASATFTTSGFSFRDGQITLAKTDVPLDIVWSRPLPEGAQPSTVTVSRDAANRWHISILVEETIVALPPATRAVGIDAGITSLVTLSTGEKVTNPRHEQRDRERLAVAQRRLARTAKGSNNRAKARLKVARVHARIADRRRDHLHKLSTRIIRENQTVVIEDLSVRNMVRNHSLARAISDAAWSQLRRQLEYKADWYGRTVIAIDRFYPSSKTCSACGVVVEKLPLSVRGWVCRCGATHDRDVNAAKAILAAGLAVSACGDGVRPSRV from the coding sequence ATGTCGAGTCGAGTGGTGAAGCGGGCGTACAGGTTCCGCTTCTACCCCACCGACCAGCAGCGGGAGCTGCTGAACCGGACGTTCGGCTGCGTGCGCTACGTCTACAACCGGGCGCTGGCCGAGCGGTCCCGCGCCTGGACACAGGAACAGCGGCGGGTCACGTTCGCCGAAACCTGCCGGATGCTCACCGTATGGAAGAACGAGCCCGACACGGCTTGGCTGTACGAGGTGTCGAACGTGGCACTTCAGCAGTCGTTGCAGCACCTTCAGCAGGCGTACGTGAACTTCTGGGCGAAGCGGGCGACGTATCCGACGTTCACGTCCAAGCGCACGTCGAAGGCGTCAGCCACGTTCACCACGTCAGGGTTCTCGTTCCGCGACGGGCAGATCACACTGGCGAAGACGGACGTCCCGCTGGACATCGTGTGGTCCCGGCCCCTGCCCGAGGGCGCTCAACCGTCCACGGTCACGGTGTCCCGCGACGCGGCGAACCGCTGGCACATCTCGATCCTGGTGGAAGAGACCATCGTGGCTCTGCCGCCGGCAACCCGGGCGGTCGGGATCGACGCTGGGATCACCTCGCTGGTCACCCTTTCCACCGGGGAGAAGGTCACCAATCCGCGGCACGAGCAGCGGGATCGGGAGCGGCTGGCCGTGGCGCAGCGGCGGTTGGCCCGCACGGCGAAGGGCTCCAACAATCGGGCCAAGGCGCGGCTCAAGGTGGCCCGGGTGCACGCCCGGATCGCCGACCGGCGGCGGGATCACCTGCACAAGCTGTCCACGAGGATCATCCGCGAGAACCAAACGGTGGTCATCGAGGACCTGTCGGTCCGCAACATGGTCCGCAATCACAGCCTTGCCCGAGCGATCTCGGACGCGGCGTGGTCGCAGTTGCGGCGACAGTTGGAGTACAAGGCCGACTGGTACGGACGCACGGTCATCGCGATCGACCGGTTCTATCCGAGCAGCAAGACGTGCTCGGCGTGCGGCGTGGTTGTGGAGAAGCTGCCGTTGAGCGTCCGGGGGTGGGTGTGTCGCTGCGGCGCGACCCACGACCGGGATGTGAATGCGGCGAAGGCGATTTTGGCGGCGGGGCTCGCCGTGTCAGCCTGCGGAGATGGTGTGAGACCGTCCCGCGTCTAG
- a CDS encoding NAD-dependent epimerase/dehydratase family protein, with protein sequence MSLSGVRVAVTGASGFCGAAVARAAAAAGARVRCLGRRPGPVGRHVPWDAAHETPDLAGVDLVVHLAAAVGDPVPGRAAERVYRAVNVDGTARLIDAAGDRPLVWVSSASVYRPGGAGPVREDHPVDGQLTAYGRTKAAGERLALAAGAVVLRPRAVYGPGDPHLLPRLLAARRGRWLPVPGPDVLLSLTAVENLADACLAASAWPAGAYNVADDRPYSRDAVLRGVLAAIGSPARLAHLPASVATAAASLATGVARLTRRPPVLTRYAVDQLARGVVLDTGRARARGYRPSRSFDDYLARLGR encoded by the coding sequence GTGAGCCTCTCCGGCGTGCGGGTGGCGGTCACCGGGGCGAGCGGATTCTGCGGCGCCGCGGTGGCCCGGGCCGCCGCGGCGGCCGGAGCCCGGGTGCGGTGCCTCGGCCGGCGTCCGGGGCCGGTGGGCCGGCACGTGCCGTGGGACGCCGCCCACGAGACCCCCGACCTGGCCGGGGTCGACCTGGTGGTGCACCTCGCCGCGGCGGTCGGTGACCCGGTGCCGGGCCGGGCGGCCGAGCGCGTCTACCGGGCGGTCAACGTGGACGGCACGGCCCGGCTGATCGACGCCGCCGGTGACCGCCCGCTGGTCTGGGTGAGCAGCGCCAGCGTGTACCGGCCAGGAGGAGCGGGGCCGGTCCGCGAGGACCATCCGGTCGACGGGCAGCTCACCGCGTACGGGCGTACCAAGGCTGCCGGGGAACGGCTCGCCCTGGCGGCCGGGGCGGTGGTGTTGCGTCCCCGGGCGGTCTACGGGCCGGGCGACCCGCACCTGCTGCCCCGGCTCCTCGCCGCCCGTCGCGGGCGGTGGCTGCCGGTGCCCGGCCCGGACGTGTTGCTGAGTCTCACCGCCGTGGAGAACCTCGCGGACGCCTGCCTGGCCGCGTCCGCCTGGCCGGCAGGGGCGTACAACGTCGCCGACGACCGGCCGTACTCGCGCGACGCGGTCCTGCGTGGGGTGCTCGCGGCGATCGGCAGCCCGGCGCGGTTGGCGCACCTGCCGGCGTCCGTGGCGACCGCCGCCGCGTCCCTGGCGACCGGCGTGGCCCGATTGACCCGTCGCCCGCCGGTGCTTACCCGGTACGCCGTCGACCAGCTGGCCCGGGGCGTGGTCCTCGACACCGGGCGGGCCCGCGCCCGGGGGTACCGGCCGAGCCGGTCCTTCGACGACTACCTGGCCCGGCTCGGCCGGTGA
- a CDS encoding cytochrome P450, translating to MADRRHRTPARGRRRDRRVYLRRYPVLFTLLAATRRWPALRLGRTVLVHDPDGYVEALTRVPLDRLATGTVGGTARRLGTDGLLFDQEGVGHRQTRRSLADRLGPAGVAELRPVWTAVLRQRLAPLRGGAAVDLVPVVAELAGATTAALLGVDVDPVALAAAARHAAATAAAEQLPGPRRPGRARVAHRAVTDLAELLGLPTQRAALAGMLAVAAVNTTVAGIPRAVAWCADDRLWDAAGDAATRDTLVDELLRVTAPSPLLPRVAAGAGTVAGCPVRPGDRLLLVARHAAGAHRSGPDRAVPAPTRTARLVFGAGAHSCPGARLARAQLVDVLAALAPYRPVVVSARADGRAALPGWARLVVRAGR from the coding sequence GTGGCTGACCGGCGCCACCGCACGCCGGCCCGGGGACGTCGCCGGGACCGCCGTGTCTACCTGCGCCGCTACCCGGTGCTGTTCACCCTGCTCGCCGCGACCCGCCGCTGGCCGGCGTTGCGGCTCGGGCGGACCGTGCTGGTGCACGACCCGGACGGCTACGTCGAGGCGTTGACCCGGGTTCCGCTGGACCGGCTCGCCACCGGCACCGTCGGCGGGACCGCCCGTCGGCTCGGCACCGACGGTCTCCTCTTCGACCAGGAGGGCGTCGGGCACCGGCAGACCCGCCGCTCGCTCGCCGACCGGCTCGGTCCGGCCGGTGTCGCCGAACTGCGTCCGGTCTGGACGGCGGTGCTGCGGCAACGCCTGGCCCCGCTGCGCGGCGGCGCGGCGGTGGACCTGGTGCCGGTGGTGGCCGAGCTGGCCGGGGCGACCACGGCGGCGCTGCTCGGGGTGGATGTCGATCCGGTCGCCCTGGCCGCCGCCGCCCGGCACGCCGCCGCCACGGCCGCGGCCGAGCAGCTACCCGGCCCACGCCGGCCCGGACGCGCCCGCGTCGCCCATCGCGCCGTCACCGACCTGGCCGAGCTGCTCGGCCTGCCCACGCAGCGGGCCGCGCTGGCCGGGATGCTGGCCGTCGCGGCGGTCAACACCACCGTGGCCGGCATCCCCCGGGCGGTGGCCTGGTGCGCCGACGACCGGCTGTGGGATGCCGCCGGGGACGCCGCCACCCGCGACACCCTCGTCGACGAGCTGTTGCGGGTCACCGCGCCGAGTCCGCTACTGCCCCGGGTGGCCGCCGGTGCCGGCACGGTGGCCGGGTGCCCGGTCCGACCCGGGGACCGGCTGCTGCTGGTCGCCCGGCACGCCGCCGGGGCGCACCGGTCCGGGCCGGACCGTGCCGTGCCCGCGCCGACGCGGACCGCGCGGTTGGTCTTCGGTGCGGGGGCGCACTCCTGTCCCGGTGCCCGGCTGGCCCGGGCACAACTCGTCGACGTGCTCGCCGCCCTGGCGCCGTACCGGCCGGTGGTGGTCTCGGCCCGCGCCGACGGGCGGGCGGCGCTGCCCGGCTGGGCCCGTCTGGTGGTCAGGGCCGGCCGGTGA